One Pochonia chlamydosporia 170 chromosome 5, whole genome shotgun sequence DNA segment encodes these proteins:
- a CDS encoding hydrolase-like protein (similar to Beauveria bassiana ARSEF 2860 XP_008602439.1), which yields MATTQMTQMKTVSVADGTKVFYREQSNNTSAPIFLLLHGFPSSSHQYRNLIPLLAQKYRVIAPDLPGFGFTEPAAGYKYTFEDLAKTIGQFVDALEISKFSLYIFDYGAPVGLRLALTRPNAAQAIVTQNGNAYVEGFGDVWGPIQQLWAGGNSSADRAAVAKAMLNEDITKFQYLNGTPDPNTIAPESYTLDYALLSRPGNQEIQLDLFNDYQYNVQMYEKFQGYFRESQVPLLAIWGKNDVFFIPPGAEAFKKDLPRAQVELIDAGHFAVESHTEMIAEKILAFLK from the coding sequence ATGGCTACTACCCAGATGACCCAGATGAAGACCGTCTCCGTCGCCGACGGCACCAAGGTTTTCTACCGAGAGCAGAGTAATAATACATCTGCACCGATttttctcctccttcatGGAtttccatcatcttcacatcAATACCGCAACCTCATCCCTCTACTGGCACAAAAGTACCGAGTCATCGCTCCAGACTTGCCGGGCTTTGGATTTACTGAGCCAGCCGCCGGGTACAAGTATACCTTCGAGGACCTCGCCAAAACAATTGGCCAATTTGTGGATGCCCTTGAAATTTCCAAATTCAGCCTATACATCTTTGACTATGGTGCTCCAGTCGGCCTGCGTCTGGCCCTGACGCGCCCCAATGCGGCTCAAGCCATCGTCACACAAAATGGAAATGCATATGTCGAAGGGTTTGGAGACGTTTGGGGTCCGATTCAACAACTCTGGGCTGGTGGCAACTCCAGCGCCGATCGAGCTGCTGTTGCGAAAGCTATGCTGAACGAAGATATTACGAAGTTCCAGTATCTCAATGGAACTCCCGACCCTAATACTATCGCACCGGAGTCGTACACTCTTGATTACGCGTTGCTCTCAAGACCTGGTAATCAGGAGATACAACTCGACTTGTTTAATGACTACCAGTATAATGTGCAAATGTATGAGAAGTTTCAGGGATACTTTCGTGAGTCTCAGGTGCCGCTGCTGGCGATTTGGGGGAAGAATGATGTCTTTTTCATCCCTCCTGGCGCAGAAGCATTTAAGAAGGACCTGCCCCGGGCACAGGTGGAATTAATTGACGCTGGCCATTTTGCGGTTGAGAGTCACACGGAGATGATTGCGGAGAAGATTCTGGCCTTTTTGAAGTAG
- a CDS encoding carbonic anhydrase domain-containing protein, giving the protein MGSELDKVVIENNKKFAGTFNSDGLDIHPARKVVIITCMDCRLDPIAFCGFKVGEATVIRNAGAYAEDAARSVLLTTHVLGAEDIYIIKHTDCGLIGVSTEAGHSIIKKNLGLTESEDVDKFPILGIDNLEKSLEQAVEYMRKHPLLMKRIRITGWIYDTDSGILSKVINA; this is encoded by the exons ATGGGTTCAGAGCTTGATAAAGTGGTCATCGAAAATAACAAAAAGTTCGCCGGCACTTTCAATAGCGATGGCTTGGATATACATCCTGCCCGCAAAGTCGTCATCA TCACATGCATGGATTGTCGTCTCGATCCCATCGCCTTTTGTGGCTTCAAAGTCGGCGAGGCTACCGTAATCCGCAATGCAGGCGCATACGCTGAAGATGCTGCCCGCTCCGTGTTACTGACGACACACGTCCTGGGTGCAGAGGATATTTACATCATCAAGCACACCGATTGTGGTTTGATTGGAGTCTCTACTGAGGCCGGCCATAGCATTATCAAGAAGAATTTGGGCTTAACAGAGTCTGAAGACGTGGACAAGTTTCCTATTCTTGGCATTGATAATTTGGAAAAGTCTCTTGAGCAGGCGGTTGAGTACATGCGGAAACATCCTCTGTTGATGAAACGTATTCGTATTACTGGGTGGATTTATGATACTGATTCCGGGATTTTGAGCAAGGTTATTAACGCATGA